A section of the Bombus fervidus isolate BK054 chromosome 9, iyBomFerv1, whole genome shotgun sequence genome encodes:
- the LOC139990747 gene encoding trypsin, with amino-acid sequence MKMRIIPLVLAVVFVVNSFVDGGLLPQSTTTETSETTETTETTETTETTVNPNSQVGWTHYNLHGRIVNGTKAALRQFPYQVSLRESYSNVHFCGGSLIDEQYVLTAAHCMFEEDSQIQPWTIIVVAGDIKLSQQSQTGQRRGVEKIYVHPKFNMETLENDVAVLALKVPFTLTPEVNVAPLATHTPVAETICQVAGWGYPAEDYPITSENLMYIDLPLLSHSTCKKLLENITDFPAGMLCAGYMEGQRDACQGDSGGGMICDGFLTGVVSGGDGCARPRTPGVYTDVYFYRLWIASQLNANPISLYSLKKNNSGSEQVVTTTLLPSVLLSVLFHI; translated from the exons ATGAAAATGCGGATAATACCTCTCGTTTTGGCAGTAGTGTTCGTCGTCAATAGCTTCGTCGATG gaGGCCTGCTTCCACAGTCGACTACTACCGAAACATCCGAGACTACCGAAACAACCGAGACTACTGAAACAACCGAGACTACCGTAAATCCCAATTCGCAGGTAGGATGGACGCATTATAACTTGCACGGACGTATAGTTAACGGGACAAAAGCAGCGCTAAGGCAATTTCCTTATCAG GTATCTTTAAGAGAAAGTTACAGCAATGTACACTTCTGCGGAGGATCACTGATAGACGAACAATATGTGCTCACAGCAGCGCATTGCATGTTTGAGGA AGACTCGCAGATACAGCCTTGGACGATCATAGTAGTTGCCGGAGACATTAAACTCAGTCAACAAAGCCAGACTGGTCAAAGAAGAGGCGTAGAAAAGATTTATGTTCATCCCAAGTTCAATATGGAAACCTTGGAGAATGACGTAGCTGTTCTCGCt CTCAAAGTGCCATTTACGTTAACGCCGGAAGTTAACGTTGCTCCTCTCGCCACTCACACTCCTGTTGCAGAAACGATTTGTCAGGTAGCAGGATGGGGTTACCCAGCGGAA GATTATCCAATCACCAGCGAGAACCTCATGTACATAGATTTGCCGCTGTTGAGCCATTCCACGTGCAAGAAACTTTTGGAGAACATAACTGATTTCCCAGCTGGGATGCTTTGTGCTGGATACATGGAGGGCCAAAGGGATGCTTGCCAG GGTGATTCTGGAGGTGGTATGATCTGCGATGGATTTCTAACGGGTGTGGTTTCCGGTGGAGATGGTTGTGCACGGCCACGTACTCCTGGTGTCTACACGGACGTCTATTTCTACAGACTCTGGATCGCGTCGCAATTAAACGCAAACCCGATCTCGCTATATTcgcttaaaaaaaataattctggCTCGGAACAGGTAGTGACCACGACGTTGCTACCCTCGGTTCTACTGTCAGTACTGTTTCACATTTGA